A window from Citrus sinensis cultivar Valencia sweet orange chromosome 5, DVS_A1.0, whole genome shotgun sequence encodes these proteins:
- the LOC112497883 gene encoding uncharacterized protein LOC112497883, producing MAYSGISSDDSPPSGFIPLAISGDSTTPLGDFPANCNSSWRFLSDLQLLLAIFQQTAAALGDFSIRNQRMTLLMLSSKGWWVYFSVLRTLHYHKRIHVSSCPWSKGEIARERYP from the exons ATGGCATACAGCGGTATTTCGTCTGACGATTCG CCGCCATCCGGCTTCATTCCTCTAGCCATTTCCGGTGACTCTACGACTCCCCTTGGCGATTTTCCGGCGAACTGCAACTCCTCTTGGCGATTTTTGTCGGATCTGCAACTTCTTTTGGCGATTTTCCAGCAAACCGCAGCTGCTCTTGGTGATTTTTCG ATACGTAATCAACGGATGACGCTTTTGATGCTTTCTTCCAAGGGATGGTGGGTGTATTTTTCGGTACTCAGGACTCTGCATTACCACAAAAGAATACACGTCTCTTCATGCCCCTGGAGTAAAGGTGAAATCGCAAG AGAACGTTACCCCTAA
- the LOC127902232 gene encoding uncharacterized protein LOC127902232, giving the protein MERFEMFVISVVLRTEPSNVQKFSLHSYRVSGSCRLKELVSLAVMRDVRELELNIENQQRLQLPESIYSCRSLQVLKLDSDFDIAVPGSGICFPNVKFLRVSLQYPENQLTEKLFSSCPSIEELWLKVYLKYDGPATNFIISSSTLKRLYWTVLVDDYNFAFNNCEHKCFIMAPLIEILHVVDDLMVSYEVHDLQFLQTVNVGIFFPDWSVLNPWEAVQLVNAVLNCKNLTLSSGVILVR; this is encoded by the coding sequence ATGGAAAGGTTTGAGATGTTTGTTATTTCCGTTGTTCTTCGAACCGAACCCTCTAATGTACAGAAGTTTTCTCTCCATTCCTATAGAGTAAGTGGCTCCTGCAGGTTGAAAGAATTGGTTTCTTTAGCTGTCATGCGTGATGTTCGTGAGCTTGAGCTTAACATTGAAAATCAACAGCGGCTGCAGTTACCCGAGAGTATTTACAGCTGCAGATCGCTGCAGGTCCTGAAACTGGATTCTGATTTTGACATCGCCGTTCCTGGTTCTGGAATATGTTTTCCAAATGTCAAGTTCCTACGTGTGTCACTACAATATCCTGAAAATCAATTGACCGAGAAGCTGTTCTCCAGTTGCCCTTCGATTGAAGAATTGTGGCTGAAAGTTTATTTGAAGTATGATGGCCCAGCAACAAACTTCATAATTTCATCGTCTACGCTAAAGAGGTTATATTGGACCGTACTAGTTGACGACTATAACTTTGCTTTCAATAATTGTGAACacaaatgttttattatggCTCCACTTATTGAAATACTCCATGTAGTCGATGACTTGATGGTATCATATGAGGTGCATGACCTCCAATTTCTCCAGACGGTGAACGTGGGAATTTTTTTCCCGGATTGGTCAGTACTAAATCCTTGGGAAGCTGTGCAGCTTGTCAACGCTGTTCTTAACTGCAAGAATTTGACATTATCATCTGGCGTCATACTGGTACGGTAG
- the LOC107177829 gene encoding uncharacterized protein LOC107177829 — protein sequence MLVAAALDGNNGILPIAFCEVHVEDLDSWVFFIKNINNALRLDHGEGLCIMGDGDNGIDYAIEEFLPKAVYRQCCLKIFTEMVKRFPTAPVEHFFWSACRSTSATSFNKYMDLIHNESEECHDWLLQTDWSSWALFTIPKWVKCICVTLSITDKLRNYLHQYLEMSIASRYVAIARLTAELFERRRMEVWNWYREKVTPTVREVIKDRTIDGQRFVLVEENGNRLKLIDTTSIIFYLNMEAQSCSCGLRQKSGIPCAHACKGIQLIMGNVEEYVDNMMSVQNFCSMYVPGMMPFPEKHAWKWAACNKLLPPMIESVNTLSMKGSNESASSRARQCIENNSDAATNNPQWTHPNTLTHSAEEKDSLRIKSTSSDGSLSM from the exons ATGCTAGTGGCAGCTGCACTTGATGGGAATAATGGTATATTACCTATTGCATTCTGTGAAGTTCATGTGGAAGACTTGGATTCGTGGGtgttttttataaaaaatataaacaatgcTTTGCGTTTGGACCATGGTGAAGGTCTATGCATTATGGGTGACGGAGATAATGGGATTGATTATGCTATTGAAGAATTCCTTCCTAAAGCTGTGTACAGACAGTGCTGCCTAAAGATTTTCACAGAAATGGTGAAAAGATTCCCTACAGCGCCGGTGGAACACTTCTTTTGGTCGGCTTGCCGCAGTACAAGTGCAACAtctttcaataaatatatggaTTTGATACATAATGAAAGTGAAGAATGCCATGATTGGTTGTTACAAACTGATTGGTCAAGCTGGGCTTTGTTTACAATTCCAAAATGGGTCAAATGTATCTGTGTCACCTTATCCATTACTGACAAACTTCGCAATTACTTACATCAATATTTGGAGATGAGCATTGCTAGCAGATATGTAGCAATTGCACGCTTAACAGCAGAATTGTTTGAACGAAGAAGAATGGAAGTGTGGAACTGGTACAGGGAGAAAGTAACGCCAACGGTTCGGGAAGTAATTAAGGATCGTACCATTGATGGTCAGCGCTTCGTGCTTGTTGAGGAAAATGGCAACAGGCTGAAATTAATTGATACcacatcaataattttttacctCAACATGGAAGCACAGTCATGCAGTTGTGGGTTGCGGCAGAAATCGGGAATTCCATGCGCGCATGCATGTAAGGGAATTCAATTGATCATGGGAAATGTTGAGGAGTATGTAGATAATATGATGTCTGTCCAGAACTTTTGTTCAATGTATGTTCCCGGGATGATGCCATTTCCTGAAAAACATGCTTGGAAGTGGGCCGCATGTAATAAACTACTTCCGCCGATGATAGAAAGTGTGAATACTCTTTCAATGAAGGGCAGTAATGAGAGTGCATCCAGCAGAGCTCGTCAATGCATTGAAAATAACTCTGACGCTGCCACAAATAATCCACAG TGGACGCATCCAAATACTCTTACTCACTCTGCTGAAGAAAAGGATAGCCTCCGGATTAAATCCACGTCCAGCGATGGTAGTCTAA GCATGTGA